GCATTGATTGCCACAAAGCGCAGTCCCCTTACCTCAAAATCGATGGTGAGCACCTTGCCGGCCAAATCCATTTGGAAATCGGCCAAGCCTCCTTCCTTGGTCTTAGGATAGTAGAGGGTGGAGAATATCTTCCCGCCTTTAAAGACTTCCAGATAAAAATCCACTGCTTCCTTAGCATTGCCATCAAACCAAAGGTTGGGAACAATTCCTGGTGTCATATAGGTGATTAAAGGGTGGGATATGTTACCCCTTAGTATACTCAAATTTCAGCCCCGTAAAGCCTCCCTTAAGGAGCGCCTGGTCCTGAAAAGATAGCAAAGTACTTGCCCTCGGAAGCCTGCACAATTGCTGGGTCGCCCCCTACCAGGTTTGTATTCACCGCCTTCCCCCAAGCACCATCCGCCCCTAGCTCGCTGTAGAAAACCTTACTCCCTGAGCCGTAAAAGCGCAGCGCGCTTCCAACCTTGGCCATATTCCCCGTCCACTCGTATCCCTTCGTATCTGGGATAAGGGTGGGCGTAGCAAAATTCAGCCCATCAGTAGAGGTGGATGCATAGTAAATCCCGTCTTCCCCGAACTCTTTTGGCGTAGAGGCAATTAGGTACCACATACCATCATGATAGGAAGCGGCGCTGTCGATAATTGCCTTGCCTGGCACCGACAACCGCTTACCCTCTTCAAATTCATAGGTGACACCATCAGCGGAAATAGAAGAGTAGAACGCAACGGTGTCAGACGTCTTTGTCATGATTGACTGGCTACTCGTGTTAGCCGTGTAGTACATGCGGATCTTGCCTTCAGGAGTGAGTGCGAGGGTGTGGTCAAAAGGCCGCGAATAAGCCTTTGGGTAGTTGGTAAAGACTGCGGGAATTGGCTCGCTCCAAGTTACACCCGCATCAGTCGACTTTTTGATGGCAATTTTGTCGAAGTTCTGAGGATCATTCTCGGGAAAATACTGGAAAGCCGCGTACAACACGCCAGCTTGGTCGCGGACTGCCGTGACTACGCCGCCGCCTTTTTGAAATGTTTTCTGACTGCCAAATGTCTTTCCATCCTTTGACTCAGAAATTTGGAGACTCTGTTT
This DNA window, taken from Verrucomicrobiia bacterium, encodes the following:
- a CDS encoding VOC family protein, with the protein product MTPGIVPNLWFDGNAKEAVDFYLEVFKGGKIFSTLYYPKTKEGGLADFQMDLAGKVLTIDFEVRGLRFVAINA
- a CDS encoding sialidase family protein; the protein is METLEPAQVTTAVEQPVGESVVTPKNQAPKRLWLIIAAAVIVLGVGITAVAMRSSGDSPQATATPTAEATAQAAKEVTKKSGGSEGDNLMGQDDIIVADMTKDGPWKQSLQISESKDGKTFGSQKTFQKGGGVVTAVRDQAGVLYAAFQYFPENDPQNFDKIAIKKSTDAGVTWSEPIPAVFTNYPKAYSRPFDHTLALTPEGKIRMYYTANTSSQSIMTKTSDTVAFYSSISADGVTYEFEEGKRLSVPGKAIIDSAASYHDGMWYLIASTPKEFGEDGIYYASTSTDGLNFATPTLIPDTKGYEWTGNMAKVGSALRFYGSGSKVFYSELGADGAWGKAVNTNLVGGDPAIVQASEGKYFAIFSGPGAP